A window of Candidatus Omnitrophota bacterium contains these coding sequences:
- the dnaK gene encoding molecular chaperone DnaK, whose translation MARVIGIDLGTSNSAAAVMEAGRPVIIPSAEGAGIASGKAFPSVVAFTKDGQRLVGEPARRQAAINAEGTIQAAKRKMGEDFHYKVFGREYTPQQISAFILQKIKQDAESYLGDKVEEAVITCPAYFDDNQRQATKDAGEIAGLKVLRIINEPTAACLAYGLDKVGKEMKIMVFDFGGGTLDVTVMDMWHDKEHGAGGFEVKATNGDTRLGGTDMDNVLIDYIADKFKKESGIDIRNDKMALQRVREGAEKAKVELSSTLTTDINLPFITADASGPKHLTMSMTRSKLEELVGPIIDRCRHPVEQALKDANLTPNDIDKIIMVGGPTRMPVVQKFLEDLVGKKIERGIDPMECVALGAAIQAAIIKGDAKEVLLLDVTPLSLGIETLGGVFTKLIERNTTIPTRKSQVFSTAADNQTAVTVRVLQGERQMANDNTELGRFDLIGIPAAPRGVPQIEVAFDIDRDGIVHVSAKDLGTGKEQSMRITAPKKLSKEEIEKMVKEAEKFAADDTRKKEEVEIRNQADSLVYATEKSLKDFGDKVSASDKEDIQKKSDALKEALKGTDVDKIKKGTEELMQASHKLAEEVYKQAQAKQQGQAQAQGQPEEAGREEPRQDKKKDDVIDAEYKEEDDKK comes from the coding sequence ATGGCGCGTGTAATCGGTATCGATTTAGGAACATCAAACTCAGCGGCGGCTGTAATGGAGGCAGGCAGGCCTGTGATCATCCCTTCTGCTGAAGGCGCGGGCATTGCCTCGGGCAAGGCGTTCCCTTCAGTCGTTGCCTTTACCAAAGACGGGCAGCGGCTGGTAGGCGAGCCGGCGAGAAGGCAGGCAGCCATAAACGCGGAAGGCACTATTCAGGCGGCCAAGCGAAAGATGGGGGAGGATTTCCATTATAAGGTATTCGGCAGGGAATACACGCCGCAGCAGATATCCGCGTTCATCCTTCAGAAGATAAAGCAGGATGCTGAAAGCTATCTTGGCGATAAAGTGGAAGAGGCGGTGATCACCTGCCCGGCTTACTTTGACGATAACCAGCGCCAGGCAACGAAGGACGCCGGAGAGATCGCGGGCCTGAAGGTCCTGAGGATAATCAATGAGCCGACCGCCGCCTGCCTCGCGTACGGCCTTGATAAGGTCGGCAAGGAAATGAAGATCATGGTGTTTGATTTCGGCGGTGGAACGCTGGATGTCACCGTTATGGATATGTGGCACGATAAGGAGCATGGCGCCGGCGGATTTGAAGTCAAGGCCACCAACGGCGACACGCGTCTCGGCGGCACGGATATGGACAATGTGCTGATCGACTATATTGCCGATAAATTCAAGAAGGAAAGCGGCATTGATATAAGGAATGACAAGATGGCCCTCCAGAGAGTAAGGGAAGGGGCGGAAAAAGCGAAGGTTGAGCTCTCCAGCACGCTTACGACGGATATAAACCTTCCCTTTATTACCGCCGACGCGTCCGGCCCCAAGCATCTGACCATGTCAATGACGCGGTCAAAGCTGGAAGAACTGGTCGGCCCTATAATCGACCGCTGCAGGCACCCCGTAGAGCAGGCGCTAAAAGATGCCAACCTTACGCCTAATGATATAGATAAGATAATAATGGTAGGCGGCCCCACAAGGATGCCTGTTGTGCAGAAGTTCCTTGAGGATTTAGTGGGCAAGAAAATAGAGCGCGGCATAGACCCGATGGAATGCGTTGCTCTGGGCGCGGCAATCCAGGCCGCCATTATCAAGGGAGACGCGAAAGAGGTTCTCCTGCTTGATGTTACGCCTTTATCCTTAGGCATAGAGACCTTGGGGGGAGTATTTACAAAGTTGATCGAGCGCAACACAACCATACCCACGAGGAAAAGCCAGGTGTTTTCTACGGCCGCGGATAATCAAACAGCGGTTACGGTGCGGGTTCTTCAGGGTGAGCGCCAGATGGCCAACGATAATACTGAGCTGGGGAGGTTTGATCTGATAGGTATACCCGCGGCTCCCCGCGGCGTGCCCCAGATAGAGGTTGCCTTTGACATTGACAGGGATGGTATTGTGCATGTAAGCGCCAAAGACCTTGGCACAGGCAAGGAGCAGAGCATGCGCATAACCGCTCCTAAAAAGCTTTCCAAGGAAGAGATCGAAAAGATGGTCAAAGAAGCGGAAAAATTCGCCGCGGATGATACCAGGAAGAAAGAAGAGGTAGAGATAAGGAATCAGGCGGATTCCCTGGTGTATGCCACGGAAAAATCTTTAAAGGATTTCGGCGATAAGGTCTCTGCTTCGGATAAAGAAGATATTCAAAAGAAGTCCGATGCCCTGAAAGAGGCGTTGAAAGGGACGGATGTTGATAAGATAAAGAAGGGCACGGAAGAACTGATGCAGGCCTCTCATAAGCTTGCCGAGGAGGTATACAAGCAGGCTCAAGCCAAGCAGCAGGGCCAGGCGCAAGCGCAGGGGCAGCCGGAAGAGGCCGGCAGGGAAGAGCCGAGGCAGGACAAGAAAAAAGATGATGTGATCGACGCGGAGTATAAGGAAGAAGACGACAAAAAGTAA
- the grpE gene encoding nucleotide exchange factor GrpE: MEPVEKTVTLKEEELNKLKEAASKAEEHYDKFLRLHAEFDNARKRWEKEKVEFAKYACEEIVLNLLSTVDNLERAIELAESKHEDFQGFLKGMEMVLAQLYELLRGHGLAPINTKGRPFDPNTQEALMQQESKDVDEGVVIEELQKGYMLNGKVIRTAKVKVSKKP; the protein is encoded by the coding sequence ATGGAGCCCGTAGAAAAGACGGTCACCCTGAAAGAGGAAGAGCTCAACAAACTTAAAGAGGCCGCGTCTAAAGCGGAAGAGCATTACGATAAATTTTTGCGCCTTCACGCCGAATTTGACAACGCGCGAAAGCGCTGGGAGAAGGAGAAGGTGGAGTTTGCCAAATACGCCTGCGAAGAGATAGTTTTAAATCTGCTCAGCACCGTGGATAACCTTGAGCGGGCGATAGAGCTGGCCGAATCAAAGCATGAGGATTTTCAGGGTTTTTTGAAGGGTATGGAAATGGTGCTTGCCCAGCTTTATGAACTGCTCCGCGGCCACGGCCTGGCCCCTATAAACACAAAAGGCAGGCCCTTTGACCCCAATACCCAGGAAGCGCTTATGCAGCAGGAATCTAAAGACGTGGACGAGGGTGTCGTGATCGAGGAATTGCAAAAAGGATATATGCTTAACGGCAAGGTTATCCGCACTGCCAAGGTCAAGGTATCAAAGAAACCCTGA